AAGGCGTTGAACTTGTTGTTCACCATGCCTTTGCGATCAAGTTGTTCGATGCGTTTGCCGTCGAACGCCGAGGTGTCGTTGCGAAACAGCAGGATCAGGCGGTTGGCGTCGTCGGTCTTGTACACCGACTTGGCTTTGCCGCGGTAGAGTTCTTCACGTTTTTCCATGATGGGCTCCGCTTGCTAAATGGTGGGCTAGGCGATGTGTCGCCAGTCGAGCCCTGAATCTTGATCGGCCAGTTGCAGCCAGTCCGGGTCGCACCCGAGGGTGTCGACAAAACATTGCCGGGCCAACTGCGGCAGGTTGTTCTTGCTGCTCAGGTGGGCCAGGACCAGGTGTTGCAAGTCTTGCCAGCCCAACTCATACACCAGGTACGCCGCCTGGTGATTATTCAAATGTCCAAATTGGCCGCCCACCCGCTGCTTGAGAAAGGTCGGGTAATGACCGCGAGCCAGCAGGTCTCGGCAGTGGTTGGACTCGATCATCAAGGCATCGAGGTTCCGGTAACCGTCCAGCACCTTGGCGCAATAGGAGCCCAGGTCGGTGAGTACGCCGAAACGCCGCTCACCGTCACTGAACACATACTGCGTCGGTTCCTGGGCGTCGTGCGCCACGGCAATCACATCGATGCTCAAGGCACCGATTTGCAGTTGCTCGCCACCGGCCAGGAAACCTGCGGGTTCAATGGGTTTGCGCATCCCGCGCAAGGTGCCGCGACTGAGGTACACCGGAAGATTGTAGCGCCGAGACAGCAAACCCACGCCATGCACGTGGTCGGCATGTTCGTGGGTCACCAGAATCGCGCTCAGCTGCGCGGGGTGAACCCCCAGGCGCAGCAGGCGCCGCTCGGTTTCTCTTAACGAGAAACCACAATCCACCAGCACGTACGTGTCGTCATGTGCGACCAGCGTGCCGTTCCCTTGGCTACCGCTGCCGAGAACGGCAAAACGCATCGGATCAGCCCAGGTTGTCCTGAATCACGCCCAATACTTTGCGTGCTGTTTCAGCTGGCGCAACGGTATTGATATTCTTCTCGACGGTGACTTGCACGCTTTCGCCAACCTTGCTCAAACGAACCTGATAACGCTCGGCGCGGGTCTCGATTTCTTCCTTGGTCGGCTTGCTGCCGAACAACTTGCCGAAGAAACCTGGCTCTTCATCTTTGCGCTCGGCTTTTTCAGCCACGTTGATGTAGTACAGGCCCAGGCTGCGGTTGATGTCTTCAACTCGCCAAGGGCCTTGCTCCAACGCACGACCGACGCTGGCCCAGGCACGGTCCAGGTCTTCACCCAGGTTGAGTACCACGTTGCCGCTGCCATCTTCGGTGAGGCTGACGCGGCTCGGGGTGTCGTAATCACGTGCGGCGAGCAGGGAAACCGAACCGCCCTTCTCGGAGATACGGCTCATGCTGGCCAGCATCTCGTCGACCAGTGCCGAGTCGACACCGGTGTTGACCGAGCGGTTGGTGAAATCAACGTTGGCGGTGCTGCCGGCAGGACGCTCGGCGCTGACCACGTAGACTTCACTGGTATTACGTTGCACGCCAGGCTCGATGCGCACACGCACACGGGCTTCGCTGTCAGCGGCGACACCACCGGCCTGCAGGCGCTTGGCCATGGTGGCGGACAGCTCGCTGCCCTGCTGCCATGCGGTGGTAAATTCACCGGTCTGCGGGCGCTGTTCGTCGATGCGGAAACCGTTGTCCTGGAAGAACTGCACGGCCACCGGCCAGACTTCGGCAGGTGGGCGCTGAGCCACGATCCAGCGCGAATCACCACTCTTCTGCAGGCTGTAGTCGCTGGCGTCCGCCACGGCCGAGATCGGCTGCGGACGTGGCACCACGTACTCACCTTTGGTGGTGTCGTCGGCGACGTTGCGTGGAATCGGCAGCAACGGGTCAAGGCGCTTGGCGACGTTGACGCCCGGCGGCAATTCCATCGGTTTGGTAGGTTGCGCTTCCAGGTAATCGCTGCCGCGGTCACGGAAGTAGCCTTCCGGCCCCCAGATCCAACCGCAGCCACTGGTGCTGGAGATAATCAAGGCAAGTGCGGAAAGTCCGGCCAATCGCTTCATGCGTAGTGCTTCCTCAATTAAACCAGGACGCCGGACTGGCGCAGGGCCTGTCGCAGCGGTTCGTGACAGGCTTCGCTGAGGCGGGTGAGCGGCAGACGGATACCGTCCGGCATCAGGCCCATCTCAAACAGCGCCCATTTCACGGGGATAGGGTTGGATTCGATAAACAGTGTCTTGTTGAGCGGCATCAGCTTCTCGTGGATCGCACGGGCAGTCACGGCGTCGCCGGCGATGGCGGCGGCGCACATGTCGCTCATGGCACGCGGAGCCACGTTGGCGGTCACCGAGATATTGCCCTTGCCGCCCAGCAGGATCAGCTCGACAGCCGTGGCGTCGTCACCGGAATACAGCAGGAAGTCACTGCTCACACCGGCCAGGATGTCCTTGGCGCGCTGCAGGTCGCCGGTGGCTTCCTTGATGCCGATGATGTTCGGCACGGTGGACAGGCGGATCACGGTCTCGGCCTTCATGTCGCAGGCAGTGCGGCCCGGGACGTTATAGAGGATCTGCGGGATATCCACGGCTTCGGCAATGGTGCGGAAATGCTGGTACAGGCCTTCCTGGGTCGGCTTGTTGTAGTACGGGGTCACCAGCAGGCAAGCATCGGCGCCGGCCTTCTTGGCGTTTTTGGTCAGCTCGATCGCTTCACGCGTCGAGTTGGCGCCCGTACCGGCGATCACGGCAATGCGACCCGCGACACGCTTGACCACGAATTCGATCACCTGGATGTGTTCTTCCACATCGAGGGTGGCCGATTCACCGGTGGTGCCGACCGCCACGATGGCGTTGGTGCCTTCTTGCAGGTGGAAGTCCACCAGTTTGCCAAGGCTGTCCCAGTCGAGATGACCTTGTGCATCCATGGGTGTGACCAGTGCCACCATACTGCCCGCAATCATGCAACCGCTCCTGCCGGAAAAAGAGAGCCGTAATGGTACTGGCGCCAAGATGCTTGTACAAGCGAAGTACCGCCTGACGATGCGTTCTGGGCCAACTAAACGACGGGCAATGCCATCATTGGGCCAAAGCACGGGTTGCAACAGGGTGAAATCAAGCCGTTCACGTAATGAAAACGCCACCTCCTATCCCTTGGCGGCGCTTTTCGCTACCCTTCATCCTTTGATCGATACAGCCCTCACCGTATCGACCGCTCATCGTTTTAGGAAGGCTGCATGTCCACCCCCACAGTTCGCGAACAATTCCTTGTTATCAGTGCCCTCGGCGCCAACCCCATGGAGCTGACCAACGTCCTGTGCCGCGCCAGCCATGAAAACCGCTGCGCCGTCGTGACTTCCCGCCTGACCCGTCATGGCGAGTGCAGCGCGCTGGTGCTGCAGATTTCCGGCACCTGGGACGCCCTGGCGCGCCTGGAAACCGGCCTGCCGGGCCTGGCCAAGAAGCATGACTTCACGGTCAACGTGGTGCGCAGCGCCGCCCTGGAAAACCGCCCACAGGCCCTGCCCTATGTGGCGTATGTCAGCTCGGCCTATCGCTCGGACATCGTCAATGAGCTGTGCCAGTTCTTTATCGACCATAACGTCGAACTGGAGAACCTGACCTGCGACACCTACCAGGCCCCGCAAACCGGCGGCACCATGCTCAACGCCACGTTTACCGTGACCTTGCCGGCCGGCGTGCAGATCAGTTGGCTGCGTGACCAGTTCCTGGACTTTGCCGATGCCTTGAACCTCGACGCATTGATCGAACCTTGGCGCCCACAGAACCCAATGTAAGGAAGTTTTCATGGCTGTAGTCATCGACACACCGGTAGCCGACTTCGAAGCCCAGGCCACCAGCGGGCAAACCTTCAGCCTCGCTGGGCTCAAAGGCAAGCAAGTGGTGATTTACTTCTATCCGAAGGACAGCACCCCGGGCTGCACCACCGAAGGCCAGGGCTTTCGCGACCAGTACGCGGCATTCAAGGCCGCCAATACCGAAGTATTCGGCGTGTCGCGCGATAGCGTGAAGTCCCACGAGAACTTCAAGGGCAAGCAGCAATTCCCCTTCGAACTGATCAGTGACAAGGACGAGGCGGTCTGCCAGCTGTTTGATGTGATCAAGCTGAAGAAGCTGTACGGCAAGGAATACCTGGGCGTGGATCGCAGCACCTTCCTGATCGATAGCCAGGGTGTGCTGCGTCAGGAATGGCGCGGCGTGAAAGTGCCGGGGCATGTGGACGCTGTTCTAGCGGCGGCGCAGGCGTTGAACAAGGCTTGAAGTCTGCGGCGACCGTTTGATCGCCATCGCCGGCAAGCCAGCCCCTACATTTGTGTCGCATTTGCCTGTAGGAGCCGGCTTGCCGGGGATGGCGCCGCCACGCTCAAAGCAATGGCGCCACTACCGGCTCTTGCCGTGGCCACGCATCCAGCACCGCCTTGAACAGCGTCGCCAGGGGGATCGCAAAGAACACGCCCCAGAATCCCCACAGCCCACCAAACAACAGCACCGCGCAGATGATCGCCACCGGGTGCAGGTTGACCGCCTCCGAAAACAGCAACGGCACCAACACATTGCCATCCAGGGTCTGGATAATCCCGTACACCGCCATCAAGTAGATGAACTGGTCGCTCCAGCCCCACTGAAACAGCGCGATCAGCATCACCGGCACCGTTACCACCACGGCGCCGACATACGGCACCACCACCGAAATGCCCACCAGCAATGCCAGCAATGCCGCGTAGTTCAGGTCCAGAGCTATAAAGGCGATGTAGGTAACACCCCCGCAGATAATGATCTCGATGACCTTGCCACGGATGTAGTTGGCGATCTGTCGGTTCATCTCTTCGGCCACCCGCGTAATCAGCGCCCGTTCGCGTGGCAGGTAGCCA
The genomic region above belongs to Pseudomonas poae and contains:
- a CDS encoding glycine cleavage system protein R, yielding MSTPTVREQFLVISALGANPMELTNVLCRASHENRCAVVTSRLTRHGECSALVLQISGTWDALARLETGLPGLAKKHDFTVNVVRSAALENRPQALPYVAYVSSAYRSDIVNELCQFFIDHNVELENLTCDTYQAPQTGGTMLNATFTVTLPAGVQISWLRDQFLDFADALNLDALIEPWRPQNPM
- the bamC gene encoding outer membrane protein assembly factor BamC, which codes for MKRLAGLSALALIISSTSGCGWIWGPEGYFRDRGSDYLEAQPTKPMELPPGVNVAKRLDPLLPIPRNVADDTTKGEYVVPRPQPISAVADASDYSLQKSGDSRWIVAQRPPAEVWPVAVQFFQDNGFRIDEQRPQTGEFTTAWQQGSELSATMAKRLQAGGVAADSEARVRVRIEPGVQRNTSEVYVVSAERPAGSTANVDFTNRSVNTGVDSALVDEMLASMSRISEKGGSVSLLAARDYDTPSRVSLTEDGSGNVVLNLGEDLDRAWASVGRALEQGPWRVEDINRSLGLYYINVAEKAERKDEEPGFFGKLFGSKPTKEEIETRAERYQVRLSKVGESVQVTVEKNINTVAPAETARKVLGVIQDNLG
- a CDS encoding MBL fold metallo-hydrolase, with translation MRFAVLGSGSQGNGTLVAHDDTYVLVDCGFSLRETERRLLRLGVHPAQLSAILVTHEHADHVHGVGLLSRRYNLPVYLSRGTLRGMRKPIEPAGFLAGGEQLQIGALSIDVIAVAHDAQEPTQYVFSDGERRFGVLTDLGSYCAKVLDGYRNLDALMIESNHCRDLLARGHYPTFLKQRVGGQFGHLNNHQAAYLVYELGWQDLQHLVLAHLSSKNNLPQLARQCFVDTLGCDPDWLQLADQDSGLDWRHIA
- a CDS encoding peroxiredoxin; the protein is MAVVIDTPVADFEAQATSGQTFSLAGLKGKQVVIYFYPKDSTPGCTTEGQGFRDQYAAFKAANTEVFGVSRDSVKSHENFKGKQQFPFELISDKDEAVCQLFDVIKLKKLYGKEYLGVDRSTFLIDSQGVLRQEWRGVKVPGHVDAVLAAAQALNKA
- the dapA gene encoding 4-hydroxy-tetrahydrodipicolinate synthase — its product is MIAGSMVALVTPMDAQGHLDWDSLGKLVDFHLQEGTNAIVAVGTTGESATLDVEEHIQVIEFVVKRVAGRIAVIAGTGANSTREAIELTKNAKKAGADACLLVTPYYNKPTQEGLYQHFRTIAEAVDIPQILYNVPGRTACDMKAETVIRLSTVPNIIGIKEATGDLQRAKDILAGVSSDFLLYSGDDATAVELILLGGKGNISVTANVAPRAMSDMCAAAIAGDAVTARAIHEKLMPLNKTLFIESNPIPVKWALFEMGLMPDGIRLPLTRLSEACHEPLRQALRQSGVLV